CTAATTTCATTATAGCAAAAATTGTAAGTCCTAATTCTCATATAAGACCCTCCAAATGAGTCCACAGGAAGGAACCAACTACACAAGCTTACCGCGAAACTTTTCCGACATTTCCTCGGTCATTACAGCCTGAAAACCATGGTAAGTTGTGGTGCTAAGTGCATACATCCTTTTCTTGGCTTCTTCAACACTGCAAATAACAACCAATGTTTACTGCAAGATATCCATCTCACTCAAACACATGAAGCATCAAGAAGATGCTTCAAATATACAGTCACATAAAGAAGATCAAAACAAATATAATGAAAGGAACTAATTTTCCAAAgtgcaaaggaaaaaaaaggatcCAGAAGTCTTTGCCAAGAAGACATTTGTAGAATATACACCAACGTGTGACGAtccaagattctaaaataaactaGAACAAACCTAGCATCCCGTGAAAGGAGCTGTCACCCTCCTCAAACCAGACTCACTTGTTATGCCAAATATACCCAAGTAAACTGAAAGACATCACTACAGTCTTTCTGGTCCCTGCAACTTGGATCTTGTATGATTTAAGGTGCTCCCAATTGGCTATCCACCTGCTGTAAAACTCTAATTTATAGCAACTATCTATCCTCTTTCCTTGTTCCTTCTCTCTGAATCTTAAATCATCTTACTGTCTATAAGCCAGCTCCAATATTACCTCTCTATCTTCTACCTCTCCTCTAACTTCGAACAAAGCACCTAATCACTTCAGGTCCGTCATCTCCGGGCACCGAATCATAATATTCTACCCAATAAACTAACGAAAAAAATTGACCAACGAATGAAGGTTAGTTTCATCTTTTTTGGATTATAGATAGCAAAATTGTTATTTATTCATCCTCAATTATGGGAAACAAGGTAGGAAAAGAATTGTAACCAGAGTGAAGATGTAGCTGCCGAAGACCACCTTGTCCGATCCCTTCTCGTATCTCCTAAGCGACTCTTGACCATGATGTTCACCCTCCAGTCCTATACAGTCTTGAATAGCATTTATGTTCCCAGGATAGCGTGCCACTTCTATAATCGGACCAGGAAAAGCCAAGTACAAGTACATGTTTCTAAGTATAGACAAACTTTGTAGAACTCTCATCAAAGACTAATCATTCTCAAGAACTTTGTTAACATCACTCGAAGAAACTTCTTTTCTAACCGTTTTCTAAAAGGAAACCAATCTCAGGTTTGATCTTTTACCTGCCGACAACCTTTGCTAGTGTTTGGATGTAGGTCTCGATCATCTCTTCACGGCTTGGTGCGGGGTCCTTGGGGAAGTCCATGGTGATGAGCCAGTGATTGTAATCGCATCCCTCGAAGAGGATCTCATCAGGCCCGAACTTGTCGTCGGCTCCGCCGCTAGAACGGCTGCTGCAAAGAGGAGCCGACGACCGGAAGGAGAGGGATGGGATCAAGGAGTAAGGTCGTCGGAGGCTAGGGTCCCCGAAGGGGACAGGGGAAACGGCGGCGAGGAAGGGAACGGAGGGAGGGGAGGGAGAGGCGTGGATCGCCGAGAAGAAGCGGCCATGTCTGAGGACGGCGGACGAGAGGGCGACGGCGCGGCGAATGCGGAGGGAGGCGAGCGCCATGGCGTGCGGGGCGAGGCAACGAAGGCCGACTAGGGTTTTACGGGTGGAGAAATGGGTTTAACGTGACTTAAGTTGCGTTCGGTCCGTCGACCAAGAGGCAACACGCGTCACGGCCTAAGCGAGTAAGGCCCAACTTAAGCCGACCCAGCCCGATCCAAATCCGCTTCCAGTGTGAACTTGCCATTTCATGGGTCATTATGTATGCCCATTTATCTATATTTGATCAAAATTGATGATTTATCAATGCATTaaaacatctaatgcagcaatctaGACGAGTTAAAGGTGGTGTTAGATCAGATTTTATTGTATGAGGTAGAAGCTGATTGGAATTCAATCGAGGCCTTTTCTTTGAGTAAGTCTCGAGTCGAACTTTATCAATAATATCTAACTCAGTAATTCTGTATCGAGAATGTAAACTAATATTCAAAGTAAAAGAGTTATGTTCGTGCTATATTATTTTCGGGCTTAGCTCGGAGTGTGATAACATTTGACCATGTAGCATTAAATTGGATGACGATAAGTCACATgttgactcgagatccaaaatcTAATATTAGAATGTCAATCATCTAACACCCTAACACACGTGTCATCCATGTCATCACACTCCTAACACGTGAAATAGGTAAAAATTTATCATATTTGATAGATATGCGAAGTTATCATGAaatctaatataaaatttttatttcgtGGATAATTATAGAAAATTCTCAGTTCAAATGGATGGCTAGCGAATTATAGtaaaaaaaagtatttttatttctatAGAAAAATGTGAGACGTGGATACGGCTCAGCCAAACAAAAGCCACTCGCTTTTCCCGTTCCTATCGCGTCCTCATATTATAAACCAAGTGGAAGTTGGATAGGAACAGCGTAGGGATGCAGATGGAGGTAGAGCCGCAGGTAGTGTTAAATTCGGGGCGGAGGATGCCGGTGCTCGGCATGGGGACGGCCACCTACCCGGTGCCGCCCGACGAAACCATAACGACGGCGGTGATCGACGCCATCGGGCTCGGGTACCGCCACTTGGACACGGCCAGCGTCTACGGCTCGGAGCGGGCCGTCGGCCGGGCCATAGCGACCGCTCTGGAGAGAGGGCTGATCGGCAGCCGCGACGAGCTCTTCGTCACCACCAAGCTGTGGTGCACCGACATGCACGCCGACCGCGTCGTCCCTGCACTGCAAGAGTCTCTCAGGTATTTATTATAtgcacatgatatatgttttatatgacatAGATAATATTACTACTAATCACAGCTCAGAGAGCGGAAGACTGCGACAGTTGCCATAAATTGAAACCAGGATTGACCTTTAGCAACAAAAGAAGATTGTGAGCTAATGCGATTGTCTTATGAATGATTGTAGGACTTTGGGTTTGGAGTACATCGATCTGTATCTTATCCACTACCCTGTTAGACTAAAAGGTGAGAAACGAATGGTTTTCACCAGCGAGGACATAATTCCCTTGGACATGCCAACCGTGTGGGAAGCAATGGAGAAATGTCAGAGTCTAGGTTTAGCTAAATCTATCGGGGTGAGCAACTTCACATGCAAGAAGCTAGCTGACCTACTCAACCATGCAAGAATTCCACCTGCTGTGAACCAGGTAAGTCGTAACTCCATCGAATCCATTCCTTTCTTTTTGTTTGCTTGTTAGAAATGAAACAGGAAAGTGAAAGTATTGTATGCTGCAATGCGATGCACAAGTATCCAGTATCATCAAATTGTTAAGATGACAGTCACAAAAATAACCATGGAGCTCAAATGGTTAGTGTAAGTAATGCATTCTTGATCATGGTGTCATAGTAACAGTTGTCGTTCTTGTGATAGGTGGAGGTGAATCCTCTTTGGCAGCAAAGAAAACTACGAGGCTTCTGCTCGGAGAAGGGAATTCATGTGAGTGCATACTCTCCGCTTGGTGCAGTTGGAGTCCTATGGGGCTCCAATGAAGTGATGGAATGTGAAGAGGTCAAAAGAATTGCTCAGTCTATGGGGAAAAGCATAGCCCAGGTCAACAAATTACATTACTTCCTTCACTGTGCAGAAAGAAAACTTTGGTCGACTAAATCTTGTCGTCAATTAATTATAGATCTTTAGAGTCTGATCTCAATCACAACGTTTGGTGTATGGACAGGTATGCTTAAGATGGGGTGTCGAACAAGGTGTGAGCGTTGTAGTGAAAAGCTTTAACGGGGAGAGGCTCAAGGAGAACATGCAGATATTTGACTGGTATCTGAAAGAGGAGGACAAGGAAAGGTTGAGCCTAGTACCACAGAAAAGGCTTGTTCTGGCTGAGCCATTTATATCACCCACTGGTCTCTACAAGTCTCTTGCTGAATTTTGGGATGGTGATGTGTAGATAACACAGCACAGAACCATGAAACATAGCGAATCATGCATGCCATTCCCAGAGATGTCATGTAAGTCTCTGTTTTAATACGGAATTCGAAGACTGGTTTGCCTTTACAATAGGCATATATGGTTTCTGTTGTTGCATGTCATGCCAAATTTCTTATGGTTCGAACGATATATGCACAGTTCCAGTTTCCTTGCTAGCTAGTGTTAGCAATTCTAAAGCAAGTAGCAGTTAAGTCATTGTCAAGTGGATGGTTAAACCTAAGTTAGCAAAGAATAAGAACTACAACGAAGAGATTAAGCATAAAGCAATAGCAGATAAATCCGGATGCAAGaaacgaagaagaagagaagaaaaagaccgACAGAGGTAAGAAATGAGAAGAGACCGGTGGATAGTTGATCGGTTGCTTCATCGATCAGCGAAGCATTCCGGAAGTAGAATAACTCCTCGTCGATCATCAAAGCAACCCTAACTTGTGATTGTGTTTCCCTATATCATATGATAGTTTTCCAAATAGGAAACATTGGGAGTAttttgatagggcatattttggtatCGCCCATATGGATGTGGTCAGCAATCACATCGGACATAGAGCCTCGGGACTGAGATAGGGCGTCACGTCGGGCATGACACTTCAGACTCGGGACGATGGTCGTCCCTTTCCGCACCATCCGGAGCCACATGGGAAACCGCCTGATAGGGCATGTTTTGGCCCTAGGTGAATCACCAACAAACATCAACCATGTCACGATCGCAATGCCACATGCCACCAAAACCATGGGGTGCACGCCACGTCATATTTCAACTGTATAACAGTGTGAcctgaccaccccaagagctCGGGGCGGTGTCATCTGTTTTGGCGACGACACTGTCTGATGCCACTCAAGCACCCCCAAAGACACTATCTCGTCAAAGGGGTTGTCCCACCCCCGCGAGGATCAGCGGCAAGGCCGAACTAAGGCACGACCGACTTTTGCATGCAGGTATAAATACCCAGGCCGATCCCaaccaaagtagaaaaaaaaagaaagaaagaaagaaaggaaggggGGGAATCGGAACCGATCTAACTTGCTCAttagaggggccaaagtcgggactcACCCGACGAAGCCCGTTTTGCAGGGAGGCGATCGCTACCAAGCTGCAAGCGTCATCATCCCAAAGTTGCCATCTAATATGCAAAAGAGGGCAGCCCAGCGGTTAGGACCCTGACCAGCGCCAGCTCGCATCTCCCATCTCAAGGAGGTGCCCATGCTGCAAGGAAGATCGCCAACTGTCTAGGGGATGAGGGAACACATCTCGCCATAAGCGGCGCTCGGGTCAGTTGGCTTTGGAGTGCTAACCTCCAGCCGCTTATGAGGACTCGCTcgattccactgcctcaaccctcgCTAGAGGCGCTCGAGGGGTGCAGCCACCCCATCAATCCATATATTCCACCAAAAGTTCTCGACGTCAGCACGTGGGCCTAactgtgctgactcatcagccactatacttttgttcactaacattttggcgatAGAAGGAGGGCCTATGTCGCAGGAATAGTTGGTAGGAACTCGCCCCAGGAGGGAACCCCCAACCGACCTCCCTTCCGTCGAGCCAGAAGGTCAAACCCTTTCCGCCCCTACAGACGGAAGGATACCGGCTTCAACGCCTGATTGTTACTGGCGTTTGTTCAACGACCCAGGACTATCGCTCCCGGGGCTCGCCCTGGGGCCCTCGGCCGTGATGCCCGAGGCGTTCCTCAGCCTAACCAAACAAGTGCAGACTATGGCGAGCATGATACACACGCTCGCCCCGATCGTTCCCCAAATCGTGCAACTAGTGACGCCCCCGACCAATCCGGCCCAACAACCCCCGAATAGGGAACAGCTCGGGATCAAGGAGGCCTCTAGGTGAGCGATAGACCCGAGGGATCCTCCCAAGCAGATCACACGTGCACCTTACCGAGCCACGCTACCTCATATGGAGCAtgacaccatatcgtccgactcggCGGTTGACTCGTTTAGAGCCCAGTTGTCCCAGGTCAATCAGCGCTCGGATGCATTCTAGCGCGAGCTTCGGAGGTTGCGTAGCGAGTCTAGCGAGGGCGCCTCGGGCGAGTCCCCTTTAACCCAGGAAGTGCAAGACAAACCAGTACTCCTCAACTTCAGGTTCTCGATATTTGAGACATATGATAGAGGCTCTGATCCCATGGAGCATATCTCAGTATTCCGGGCCCAAATGACCCTCTATGGCGCCTCCGATGCGCTGATGTGTCGAGCGTTTCCAACCACTCTGAGGGGGTCGGTGCGGATGTGGTTCAGCCGGCTATGCCAAGCTTCAGTCTCGTCCTTGGACCAGTTGGCCGAGGAATTTGAGCAAAACTTCCTCGCTAGCGCACGACCCAGGCCCTCCATGGCCACTTTGCTCGCACTATCTCAACGCGAGGACGAGTCGCTCTCTTAGTTCGTGGCATGGTTCGCCACTGAGATCCGGGGCTTtctggatgctcacccctctctaattTTGCAGGCATTTCTGATGGGTTTGAAACCTTCAAGGTTCTTTTGGTCGCTGATCGAGAAGCCGTCAACGACCATCTCATAAATGCTTCAATGCGCCAACCAGTACGTTGCCGCCGAGGCTCTAGTGGCAAGGAGGCACGTGGAAGGTAGGAACCCAATGACGCAGCTGTCTTGAGGAACGACCTTGGTGGTCTCGATACCTCCCCGCTAGGGGCTCAACCAACAAGAGCTGTCGCTCCCGAGGCCCCCACCTCTCCCCCTAAATGTGTCCCGCACCAAGATCTTTCTCCAGATCAAGGAGATGGGCCTCCTACAACAACCTCACCCTATGAAGGCCGCACCAAGGTTCTACCGGGACTATGACCATGACACGGAGGACTACCATGACCTCCGAAATCAAATACAAGCACTAATCCGGAGAGGCCACCTCGGATGCTACCTCAAATCCTAGGAGGTGACTCCACGCCCAGAGGACCCCTCGAGAGACAGATTGACGTCATCTCAAGTGGGCCAGCGGTCGGCGACAGTAGCCCGACAGTAAGAAAGGCCTATGCACGTAGCACAGTGGAGAAGCGTCCCCAGCCCAAGCACGAGCCTAAAATTACCTTTGGGGCAGGAGAGGTCGAGTGCTCCCACCATGATGACGCTGGGAGTTCCGCCGACGTCCTCTACTTCGATGCCTTCGGGAGGCTTCGCTTAACCCAAGAAAATCTCACCTCTGCGACGTCAGCTCTTATAGGGTTCACgggggattccatctccccgctcgGGACCACAGTGCTCCCCATCACCATCAGGGAGAAACCGAGGGAGAAAACAGTAATGgccaccttcatggtagtcgacctGCCCTCGGCTTACAACGTCATCCTCGACCGCCCGACCCTCAATAGGATCTAGGCGGTGGTTTCCACCTACCACAgaaccatcaagttcccaactTCGGCGGGGGTTGGAGAGGCCCGGAGCGACCCGAGGGAATCGAGGCGATGCTACCTCACTGTGGTTGCTCTCCCAGCAAAGCCGCGCCTAACCCCGGTCCCTGACCCCCGTAAAGCACCTATACCACAAGTGACGCTGGAGCCCCCAGAGTTGCTTATCGAGGTACCCCTGAAGCGGAGCCAACCCGACCAGACCGTTAGAGTCGGGACTACGCTCCTTAAAGTGAACCAACTCCACCTTGTCGACTTCCTGAAGGAGAACGCCGACCTATTTGCATGGTCCCCCGAAGAGATGCCTGGGATCGACTTAAAGGTGGCACAGCATCGGCTCGACGTCAACCCTGAGGTGCGGCCAGTAAAGCAAAAACTAAGGTTCGCCCCCGACTGGCAGAGGGTGATCCGAGACAAGGTTGATCACCTCATAAAGTTCGGGTTTGTCACCGAGGTTAAGTACCCCCGGtggttgtccaatgtagtcctcgtcaagaaGCCTAATGGAAGTTGGAGAATGTGTATTGGTTATACTGATCTCAACTAGGCATGTCCCAAGGATTGCTATCCGCTCCCCAGGATAGACCAACTGGTTGACGCCACCGCTGGCCATGAACGCCTTACATTCCTGGATGCATTCTCCGGCTATAACCAAATCTGGATGGCGACTCAAGACTGAGAAGATACTGCCTTCGTCACCAGCCAAGGGGCGTATTGTTACTAGGTGATGCCCTTTGGCTTGAAGAACACTGGCACGACCTACCAAAGAATGGTCGATAAACTTTTCAAACACCAGCTCGGGAGGAACATGAAGGTATACATAGATGATATGATTGTAAAAAGCAAGGTTGCAGGAACGCATTTGGCCAACCTGGCGGAAACGTTCCAAACGCTTAGGTAGTTCAACATACGTTTGAACCCAGCCAAGTGCGTCTTCGGGGCCAGCTCGGGAAGTTACTCGACTTCATCATTCACCAACGGGGAATAGATGCCAACCCGGAGAAGGTTCATGCCATTACCGACATGCACTCCCCTCACTCGGCCAAAGAAGTACAGTGGCTTGCCGAAAGGTTGATAACGCTTAGCAGGTTCATGTCGCGTtcagg
The window above is part of the Musa acuminata AAA Group cultivar baxijiao chromosome BXJ1-1, Cavendish_Baxijiao_AAA, whole genome shotgun sequence genome. Proteins encoded here:
- the LOC135673775 gene encoding non-functional NADPH-dependent codeinone reductase 2-like — protein: MQMEVEPQVVLNSGRRMPVLGMGTATYPVPPDETITTAVIDAIGLGYRHLDTASVYGSERAVGRAIATALERGLIGSRDELFVTTKLWCTDMHADRVVPALQESLRTLGLEYIDLYLIHYPVRLKGEKRMVFTSEDIIPLDMPTVWEAMEKCQSLGLAKSIGVSNFTCKKLADLLNHARIPPAVNQVEVNPLWQQRKLRGFCSEKGIHVSAYSPLGAVGVLWGSNEVMECEEVKRIAQSMGKSIAQVCLRWGVEQGVSVVVKSFNGERLKENMQIFDWYLKEEDKERLSLVPQKRLVLAEPFISPTGLYKSLAEFWDGDV